The following proteins are encoded in a genomic region of Coffea eugenioides isolate CCC68of chromosome 6, Ceug_1.0, whole genome shotgun sequence:
- the LOC113774576 gene encoding protein RETICULATA-RELATED 3, chloroplastic-like, with amino-acid sequence MATMAQLRYSPLPAHFHNNRLNHLLFPAPKFPLPPTCPNSSSAISSPSQSALQLYASSSREPRFPPAFAAGGDSGSIGGNRGLGGGGGPPDESDSSSSPSNSSSDDDAGFGPIGAFLSGWRSRVAADPQFPFKVLMEELVGVTACVLGDMASRPNFGLNELDFVFSTLVVGSILNFVLMYLLAPTAGVGGAPSSGRLPSIFASCPPSHMFEPGAYGVLSRMGTFVYKGTLFAAVGFAAGLVGTVISNALIKMRKKMDPNFQTPNKPPPTLLNALTWAVHMGVSSNFRYQTLNGIEFLLATSLPSFLFKSSIVVLRCLNNVLGGMSFVVLARLTGSQAAAAPPPSSSTAAELEQEQQQLVKEEEVGARKGGAAAGDALPADKVKLINDGTGTEAKQY; translated from the coding sequence ATGGCCACCATGGCTCAGCTCCGCTACTCTCCGCTTCCCGCCCATTTTCATAACAATCGCCTTAATCATCTCCTCTTTCCAGCCCCCAAATTTCCCCTCCCTCCTACTTGTCCTAATTCCTCCTCTGCTATCTCCTCCCCTTCTCAATCTGCTTTGCAATTATACGCCTCCTCCTCTAGGGAGCCCAGGTTTCCACCCGCCTTTGCCGCCGGCGGTGATAGCGGCAGCATCGGTGGCAACCGGGGTTTGGGCGGCGGCGGCGGCCCCCCTGATGAGTCCGATTCTTCATCATCACCTTCCAACTCCTCCTCTGATGATGATGCCGGATTCGGACCCATCGGGGCTTTTCTCAGCGGCTGGAGATCGCGGGTGGCGGCAGATCCGCAGTTCCCTTTCAAGGTACTCATGGAGGAGTTGGTGGGGGTGACAGCCTGCGTGCTTGGGGACATGGCATCTCGTCCTAATTTCGGCCTGAATGAGTTGGATTTCGTTTTCTCCACTCTCGTCGTCGGCTCCATTCTCAATTTCGTGCTCATGTATCTCTTGGCACCCACCGCAGGGGTTGGGGGCGCTCCTTCTTCTGGCCGTCTCCCCTCTATTTTCGCCTCCTGTCCTCCCAGTCACATGTTCGAGCCGGGAGCTTACGGCGTGTTGAGTCGGATGGGAACTTTTGTGTACAAAGGCACCCTCTTTGCAGCTGTGGGTTTCGCCGCCGGACTCGTGGGAACTGTCATCTCCAATGCCCTGATTAAGATGAGGAAGAAGATGGATCCCAATTTTCAGACTCCCAACAAGCCTCCTCCGACGCTTTTGAACGCTCTCACCTGGGCCGTTCACATGGGCGTCAGCAGTAACTTTAGATACCAAACCCTCAACGGCATCGAGTTTCTGCTTGCCACGAGCCTTCCCTCTTTTCTCTTCAAAAGTTCCATCGTCGTTTTGAGGTGCTTAAACAATGTTCTTGGAGGAATGTCTTTTGTCGTACTGGCCAGGTTAACAGGATCACAGGCTGCTGCTGCTCCTCCTCCTTCGTCTTCCACTGCTGCTGAGCTGGAACAGGAACAACAACAACTAGTCAAGGAGGAGGAGGTGGGTGCCCGGAAAGGTGGTGCTGCAGCTGGAGATGCTCTGCCTGCTGACAAAGTCAAGTTGATCAATGACGGAACAGGAACAGAAGCAAAACAATACTAG